A part of Crassostrea angulata isolate pt1a10 chromosome 5, ASM2561291v2, whole genome shotgun sequence genomic DNA contains:
- the LOC128186126 gene encoding zinc finger and BTB domain-containing protein 17-like yields MATPVSNHLNTVRINVMNVLNFSAVTHPFKSCNALSINAVDNLNEQRVILDNIDVSTISQDMVIEDKNELDMTAEQTSYPVSFEPVQEPEVVIEVKDEPNVEIKDEPDLTNSSAVHFKAPIVICPFNFESVPKPDVDIEVKVEPHIKIKDEPDITSTSDTIFQEHSCPVYLNLVSEPDMVTGYNEKPGLSYSVDSNFAARSFPYQLDLVQKPHVVIKVKDEPDLVIKDKPDLVIKDKPDLEIKDEPDLVIKDEPDMIFSSDANFEAPSSSDPVKVEPIQEPEIKDKPDRTGSSGNTNFVAQNYPVLTEPVQMPDSASQALEKPTQSVILKMGPQHFGAGKEKIVLGPGDFGPTETKESRLMREKKRMEEIGSCFYKCGICNEEFSNAMELQIHVQLHNGYENELIICNYCDKVFTGKTGTFSHLRHVHGIALDYAKSTKSELLLPWVQTNRESFSTLSVHRVKKLDCSVCGTKFTSLEIYKLDETVSNKTSEEEQKTHKEHLCGKCQKDHFQNLNTRRRDGKKQYECAQCRRFFFKPLYEDHVRSLHGLLKLFKCNVCGMRSVSRPSLLAHKRSHKKRGTLN; encoded by the exons ATGGCAACTCCAGTGTCGAATCATCTGAACACTGTCAGgataaatgtaatgaatgtGTTGAACTTCAGTGCAGTGACACATCCATTCAAGTCATGCAATGCTCTGAGTATCAATGCAGTTGACAATTTGAATGAACAAAGGGTGATATTGGACAACATAGATGTTTCTACAATTTCACAAGATATGGTTATTGAGGATAAAAATGAACTTGACATGACTGCAGAACAGACAAGTTACCCTGTCTCATTTGAACCAGTTCAAGAACCGGAGGTTGTTATTGAGGTTAAAGATGAACCAAATGTAGAGATAAAAGATGAACCGGACTTGACCAATTCATCAGCAGTTCATTTCAAAGCACCTATAGTTATTTGTCCTTTTAATTTTGAATCAGTTCCAAAACCAGATGTGGATATTGAGGTCAAAGTTGAACCTCATATAAAGATAAAAGATGAACCGGACATCACCAGTACATCAGACACAATCTTTCAAGAGCATAGTTGCCCTGTTTACTTAAATTTGGTTTCAGAACCAGATATGGTTACTGGTTATAATGAAAAGCCTGGTCTGTCCTATTCAGTAGATTCAAATTTTGCAGCTCGAAGTTTCCCATACCAATTAGATCTGGTTCAAAAACCACATGTTGTTATTAAGGTTAAAGATGAACCAGATTTAGTGATTAAAGATAAACCAGACTTAGTGATTAAAGATAAACCAGACTTAGAGATTAAAGATGAACCAGACTTAGTGATTAAAGATGAACCAGATATGATTTTTTCATCAGATGCAAATTTTGAAGCACCTTCCAGTAGTGACCCTGTCAAAGTAGAACCAATTCAAGAACCAGAGATTAAGGATAAACCAGACAGAACCGGTTCTTCAGGTAATACAAATTTTGTAGCACAGAACTACCCAGTCCTAACAGAACCAGTTCAGATGCCAGATTCAGCCAGTCAAGCTCTGGAAAAACCAACACAGAGCGTAATTTTGAAAATGGGCCCTCAACATTTTGGCGCAGGAAAGGAGAAAATTGTATTAGGACCA GGAGACTTTGGGCCTACTGAAACCAAAGAATCGAGGTTAATGAGAGAGAAGAAAAGAATGGAAGAAATTGGATCCTGTTTTTACAAATGTGGAATTTGTAATGAAGAGTTCAGCAATGCCATGGAATTGCAGATTCATGTTCAATTGCATAATGGCTATGAGAATGAATTGATTATCTGCAACTATTGCGATAAAGTATTCACTGGAAAAACAGGAACTTTCTCGCATCTTAGGCATGTGCATGGGATTGCTTTGGACTATGCAAAGAGCACTAAATCGGAACTGTTACTGCCATGGGTTCAGACTAACAGAGAAAGTTTCTCAACTTTAAGTGTTCATCGAGttaaaaaacttgattgtaGTGTCTGTGGTACCAAATTCACATCACTTGAAATATATAAGCTGGATGAAACTGTGTCCAATAAAACCTCAGAGGAGGAGCAGAAAACTCATAAAGAACATTTGTGTGGGAAGTGTCAGAAAGATCATTTCCAAAACTTGAATACAAGAAGAAGGGATGGCAAGAAACAATATGAGTGCGCTCAATGTAGAAGGTTCTTCTTCAAGCCGCTGTATGAAGACCACGTCAGAAGTTTACATGGCCTGctgaaactttttaaatgtaatgtGTGTGGCATGAGGAGCGTTTCTCGCCCTTCCCTGTTAGCTCACAAAAGATCTCATAAAAAGAGAGgaacattaaattga
- the LOC128184034 gene encoding uncharacterized protein LOC128184034 isoform X1, with the protein MENLRKRSASELESNNQVISSSDQSMPNMVEVGPTSLTENVIHVAPPLALVRPENTSIVQRLKPVSLINGGQNAMEIPTQSIKGFNMSRLPLPTQSASDTVCAKMNINEFSRTMTQQNSRGEHQVTNLGDVREAIRKRKKLKFTKKVDSSKINPGKTNTMNKVTLLCPIIDKINQLDIPNQKGTTTVKTTGTCEENLRNTVSNSFGIATPVAIYQNKVNEMNMLNLNTRTLPSNSCNSQSENTAHDLNEHRMIIDTEDVSSTEPATVVKDEPNKQVKVEPGIHVNCEPDPQVYCEPDTRVNNEQNRQVNNELDIQVKVEPDIQMNYEPDIQVNNEPDRQVYSEPDRQVYNEPDTTSSMYAMFPGQRYPFYTEPVQQPDSVGQTPNSRATTVITTNGKQRHHPDCKRGQSERRERKKQLARKRYKEKIFIGPHIERWNRVKEELNFSLNYELAGYLLKQYETWKKISQQQPPSQTSSHPYTTRPEPDTRPEPDTSSTDTGEEEESMDTVEEDEQYEKQQETFQYLPPSPVLSHSYMTKLESDTSSTLTGEEDEEYDEWEKSSQYLPSSDSGEEDEQYEKWKESSQQPSSASMSNHPYMTRHSLKKISQHLPSAQSSSVPNTTQPESHTSSTEDEDKQYAEWKKTYQHRPSSPVLSHPYTTKPEPDTSSTDTGDEESIDTVEEDEYKG; encoded by the exons ATGGAAAACCTGAGGAAAAGGTCTGCTAGTGAACTTGAATCAAATAATCAAGTAATCTCATCATCTGACCAAAGCATGCCTAACATGGTTGAGGTCGGACCAACAAGTCTTACTGAGAatgtgatacatgtagctcCGCCTTTGGCCCTGGTTCGCCCGGAGAATACATCTATTGTTCAAAGGCTAAAGCCAGTGTCTCTAATCAATGGAGGCCAAAATGCAATGGAAATTCCAACACAGTCTATAAAGGGATTCAACATGAGCCGTCTACCTTTGCCTACACAAAGTGCTTCTGATACAGTGTGtgcaaaaatgaatattaatgagttCTCCAGAACAATGACTCAACAAAATTCTCGGGGTGAACATCAAGTTACTAACCTAGGAGACGTTCGAGAGGCAattaggaaaagaaaaaaattaaagttcacCAAGAAAGTTGACAGCTCAAAGATAAATCCAGGAAAAACCAACACAATGAATAAAGTAACACTTCTTTGTCCAATTATTGATAAGATCAACCAGCTTGATATACCAAATCAAAAGGGCACCACCACAGTAAAAACCACAGGAACCTGTGAGGAAAATCTGAGAAATACAGTTTCAAATAGTTTTGGAATTGCTACACCAGTGGCTATTTACCAAAATAAGgttaatgaaatgaatatgttGAACCTGAACACAAGGACACTTCCATCCAATTCATGCAATTCCCAAAGTGAAAATACTGCACACGATTTGAACGAACACAGGATGATCATTGATACCGAAGATGTTTCATCAACTGAACCAGCTACAGTGGTAAAAGACGAACCAAACAAACAAGTGAAAGTTGAACCAGGCATACATGTGAACTGTGAACCGGACCCACAGGTGTACTGTGAACCTGACACACGGGTGAACAATGAACAGAACAGACAGGTGAATAATGAACTGGATATACAGGTGAAAGTCGAACCAGACATACAGATGAACTATGAACCAGACATTCAGGTGAATAATGAACCAGACAGACAGGTGTACAGTGAACCAGACAGACAGGTGTACAATGAACCAGACACAACCAGTTCTATGTATGCAATGTTCCCAGGTCAGAGATACCCTTTCTACACTGAACCAGTTCAACAACCAGATTCAGTTGGTCAAACTCCGAACTCCAGAGCTACA ACGGTCATTACAACGAATGGAAAGCAAAGGCATCATCCTGATTGTAAAAGGGGCCAGTCAGAGAGGAGAGAAAGGAAAAAGCAATTGGCCAGAAAACGGTACAAAGAGAAGATCTTCATCGGGCCACACATTGAGAGGTGGAACCGGGTCAAGGAGGAACTGAACTTCTCATTGAACTATGAGCTCGCTGGCTACTTGCTAAAACA GTATGAGACATGGAagaagatttctcagcaacaaCCTCCATCACAAACATCCAGCCATCCTTATACGACAAGGCCTGAACCCGATACAAGGCCTGAACCTGATACTTCATCAACAGACACAGGAGAAGAAGAAGAATCAATGGATACTGTAGAAGAAGATGAACA GTATGAAAAGCAGCAAGAGACCTTTCAGTACCTTCCTCCTTCACCAGTATTAAGCCATTCTTATATGACAAAGCTGGAGTCTGATACTTCATCAACATTGACTGGGGAAGAAGATGAAGA GTATGACGAGTGGGAGAAGAGTTCTCAGTACCTACCTTCATCAgattctggagaagaagatgagCA GTATGAAAAGTGGAAAGAAAGCTCTCAGCAGCCATCATCTGCATCAATGTCCAACCATCCTTATATGACAAGGCATTCACTGAAAAAGATCTCGCAGCATCTACCTTCTGCACAAAGTTCCAGTGTTCCTAATACAACACAGCCTGAATCTCATACTTCATCAACAGAAGATGAAGATAAACA GTATGCAGAGTGGAAGAAGACCTATCAGCACCGACCTTCATCACCAGTACTAAGCCATCCTTATACGACAAAGCCTGAACCTGACACTTCATCAACAGACACAGGAGACGAAGAATCAATAGATACTGTAGAAGAAGATGAATATAAAG gaTAA